In Bradyrhizobium lablabi, one DNA window encodes the following:
- a CDS encoding LysR family transcriptional regulator — MIDGGLFKDTKPPSRMSAINFQHLRYAVAAADHGSFRRAADALLLRQSTLSRCIRQLEHSVGVAIFERSSGGVRATETGRNFLRIARSILEQMDSLITNAYMAGRGEAGRLSIGFYTSLSAGNLRATLVDYAQRFPQIDVGMIECSRTRLVTALRNGTIDLAIVTGETPFLESKSMPLWSERIFVLLPEGHRLTSSETIYWTDLKGETLVLSQRDPGPEIQDLLIAKLASPEDRPKLVRHDVSQESIKSLVGAGFGIGLTIEASLGASFTGVILREVRDGIGPARMGHSANWREHNENPALASFLKLLRERYPSPSI, encoded by the coding sequence ATGATTGATGGTGGATTATTCAAAGACACCAAGCCTCCGAGCCGAATGTCGGCTATCAACTTTCAGCACCTCCGATACGCGGTTGCAGCTGCAGACCATGGCAGCTTTCGGCGCGCTGCTGACGCGTTACTTTTGCGGCAATCGACGCTGAGCCGCTGCATTCGCCAACTAGAACATTCAGTTGGTGTGGCGATCTTCGAGCGATCAAGCGGCGGTGTACGCGCGACCGAAACGGGCCGCAATTTTTTGCGCATCGCTCGATCGATCCTGGAACAAATGGACTCACTCATCACCAATGCGTATATGGCCGGCCGCGGCGAAGCTGGCCGGCTCTCGATCGGCTTTTACACTTCGCTTTCAGCCGGCAATTTACGTGCAACACTTGTCGACTATGCGCAACGGTTTCCGCAAATCGACGTCGGCATGATCGAATGTTCGCGGACGCGACTTGTGACCGCTCTCCGCAATGGAACAATAGATCTCGCGATCGTGACCGGCGAGACACCTTTCTTGGAAAGCAAGTCGATGCCGCTTTGGAGCGAACGAATTTTTGTCTTACTACCGGAGGGCCATCGACTGACCAGCAGCGAAACTATCTATTGGACCGATCTGAAGGGCGAGACGCTGGTGCTAAGCCAACGTGATCCCGGACCCGAGATTCAGGACCTACTCATTGCCAAGCTCGCGTCACCGGAGGATCGGCCCAAACTGGTCCGTCACGATGTAAGCCAGGAGAGCATCAAGAGCCTAGTCGGCGCCGGCTTTGGTATCGGCTTGACGATTGAAGCCTCTCTCGGTGCTAGTTTTACCGGCGTGATTCTTAGGGAAGTCCGTGACGGGATTGGCCCAGCGCGAATGGGTCATTCGGCGAACTGGCGGGAGCACAATGAGAATCCTGCTCTGGCAAGCTTCCTGAAGCTTCTCAGAGAGCGCTATCCCTCCCCTTCAATCTGA
- a CDS encoding LuxR family transcriptional regulator: MHRLFHEFIEHVSSAPDPETLHDAMAKAATTLDLSSFAYLSMPHRAGIAPRLISNYPSAWTTHYLQRRYERFDPVIAQALNNPEPFEWGLGVGSMIASKPQQELLAEAAKFGVRYGFTVPIHDSRGPVAAVTFATDERRPQFERSVKLHARVLQLMAMYFHAHAHLRFFPARAIAGVSLSPREFECLEWAAQGKSAWEIGRILGISRHTVATYLLNAKTKLGVRTITQAVARLTASKLTLP; encoded by the coding sequence ATGCATCGCCTCTTCCACGAGTTTATTGAACACGTATCGAGCGCTCCAGACCCGGAGACCCTTCATGATGCCATGGCCAAGGCAGCCACAACGCTTGACCTGTCCAGCTTCGCCTACCTGTCCATGCCGCATCGAGCAGGCATCGCCCCGCGACTGATATCAAACTATCCGTCGGCCTGGACAACGCATTATCTGCAAAGGCGCTATGAGCGCTTTGACCCAGTAATCGCGCAGGCGCTTAATAATCCCGAGCCCTTTGAGTGGGGTCTCGGGGTCGGATCGATGATAGCATCCAAGCCCCAACAAGAACTGCTTGCAGAGGCCGCCAAATTCGGAGTCCGCTATGGCTTCACAGTCCCCATCCACGATAGTCGCGGCCCTGTCGCCGCGGTGACCTTCGCCACCGACGAGCGGAGACCGCAGTTCGAACGCTCAGTTAAACTGCATGCACGTGTGCTTCAGCTCATGGCGATGTACTTTCACGCTCATGCCCACCTCAGGTTCTTTCCCGCAAGAGCGATCGCAGGCGTGTCATTATCACCTCGCGAATTCGAGTGCCTCGAATGGGCTGCGCAAGGTAAGTCGGCTTGGGAGATCGGACGGATTCTCGGCATTTCACGGCACACCGTCGCCACCTATCTATTAAATGCCAAAACGAAGCTCGGTGTGCGCACCATCACTCAGGCCGTCGCGCGCCTAACGGCGTCAAAGTTGACTTTGCCGTGA
- a CDS encoding TrbI/VirB10 family protein has product MRLRAERPRVTRLSRKVLAGGAAIGSLAIFGAVFWALQNNRSHTSAPSELYTIDHHNVADGLNGLPRDYAGVPRQVPPLGPALPGDLGRPILNAQNAPSGAVPSIDGEQQRIGQEIEAARLSRLFASTSIRELALPSVQSASSDSSAPTSTQPGQPAQSSVDETLGQNGQDRKLAFVNASVDRRTTSPDRIAAPASSYVVQAGNVIPGSLITGIRSDLPGQITAQVTENVYDSPTGRFLLVPQGTRLIGVYDSQVSFGQSRVLLVWTRLIMPNGRSIVLERQPGADTAGYAGLEDEVDNHWGGLFKAALLSTLLGVGSELGAGSDTGNNGDIIQALRRGSSDSLNQTGQKVVQRNLNIQPTLTIRPGFPVRVIVNRDLVLEPYKG; this is encoded by the coding sequence ATGCGATTGCGCGCAGAGCGCCCGCGCGTCACTCGGCTCTCCCGAAAAGTCCTTGCAGGAGGCGCGGCAATCGGATCGCTTGCAATCTTCGGTGCCGTGTTCTGGGCGCTGCAGAATAATCGGTCGCATACATCCGCGCCATCCGAGCTCTATACTATCGATCATCATAATGTCGCCGACGGACTGAACGGCCTTCCGCGGGACTATGCCGGTGTGCCCCGCCAGGTGCCACCGCTCGGACCAGCGCTGCCCGGCGATCTCGGACGCCCAATATTGAACGCGCAAAACGCGCCTTCGGGGGCGGTGCCTTCCATTGATGGGGAGCAGCAACGCATCGGTCAAGAGATCGAAGCCGCGCGTCTGAGCCGGCTGTTTGCCTCGACCAGTATTCGCGAGTTGGCGTTGCCGTCCGTCCAATCCGCTTCGAGTGATTCCTCGGCTCCCACGTCAACCCAGCCGGGTCAACCGGCCCAATCCTCAGTCGACGAGACGCTCGGGCAGAACGGCCAGGACCGTAAACTTGCCTTCGTCAACGCATCGGTCGATCGCCGTACCACAAGTCCGGACAGGATCGCCGCGCCCGCATCGTCGTATGTGGTCCAGGCGGGCAATGTCATCCCGGGGTCGCTGATTACCGGCATTCGCTCGGATCTGCCCGGCCAGATCACCGCCCAGGTGACCGAGAACGTCTACGATAGTCCGACCGGACGCTTCCTTCTCGTTCCGCAAGGGACGAGACTGATTGGTGTTTACGACAGCCAAGTTTCGTTCGGTCAGTCGCGTGTGCTGTTGGTTTGGACCCGCCTGATCATGCCGAACGGCCGTTCCATCGTGCTGGAGCGCCAGCCCGGCGCCGACACCGCGGGTTATGCCGGCCTCGAGGATGAAGTCGACAATCATTGGGGCGGTCTGTTCAAGGCCGCGCTGCTGTCCACGTTGCTTGGCGTTGGAAGTGAACTCGGCGCCGGCTCCGATACCGGCAACAATGGCGACATCATCCAGGCGCTCAGACGCGGATCCAGCGATAGCTTGAATCAGACGGGACAGAAGGTCGTCCAACGGAATCTCAACATTCAACCGACGCTAACGATTAGGCCTGGTTTCCCGGTCCGCGTGATCGTCAATCGTGACCTCGTGCTCGAGCCTTACAAAGGTTAG
- a CDS encoding acyl-homoserine-lactone synthase yields MMQLITADYFGNFVHEISEMHRLRYRVFKERLDWDVQFSGDMEIDEFDALDPVYLLHRAGDGRVQGCVRLLPSTGPTMLRDTFPILLNGASAPASSAIWESSRFALDIDTEAPKTAHGLANATYELFAGMIEFGLSRQLTDIVTVTDARMERILRRAGWPLRRIGEARRLGNTLAVAGYLDVSIESLARVCTAGGLKSPVLWAPVALVAA; encoded by the coding sequence ATGATGCAGCTGATAACGGCAGATTATTTTGGGAATTTTGTTCACGAGATTTCGGAAATGCACCGTCTGCGGTACCGCGTGTTCAAGGAGCGGCTCGATTGGGACGTTCAGTTCAGTGGCGATATGGAGATCGACGAATTCGATGCGCTTGATCCCGTCTATCTGCTGCATCGAGCAGGCGACGGCCGTGTTCAGGGCTGCGTGAGACTGCTTCCCTCGACCGGCCCCACTATGCTGCGCGATACGTTTCCGATCCTGTTGAACGGAGCATCCGCTCCTGCTAGCTCAGCAATCTGGGAAAGCAGCCGCTTTGCGCTCGATATTGACACGGAAGCACCGAAGACAGCTCACGGCCTCGCCAACGCGACCTACGAGCTTTTCGCCGGGATGATCGAGTTCGGGCTGTCGCGCCAGCTCACTGACATCGTTACCGTTACCGATGCGCGGATGGAGCGGATCTTACGGCGCGCGGGTTGGCCTTTGCGGCGAATTGGCGAAGCTCGCAGGCTCGGAAATACCTTGGCGGTCGCAGGCTATCTCGATGTGTCGATCGAGAGTTTGGCACGCGTCTGCACTGCAGGTGGCCTCAAGAGTCCTGTGCTTTGGGCGCCGGTCGCGCTCGTGGCTGCCTAA
- a CDS encoding DUF2274 domain-containing protein, with the protein MVKLKLGAIVDDKPVKLTIELPAAVHRDLLAYAEALARETGQAITDPSKLVAPMLARFMTTDRAFAKGRRKNQIEGEG; encoded by the coding sequence ATGGTAAAGCTCAAGCTCGGCGCCATTGTGGACGACAAGCCGGTCAAGCTAACGATCGAACTGCCGGCGGCAGTGCATCGTGATCTGCTTGCCTACGCCGAAGCGCTAGCCCGCGAAACCGGGCAAGCGATCACCGATCCCTCAAAACTGGTGGCGCCGATGCTGGCGCGTTTCATGACGACCGACCGGGCCTTTGCAAAGGGTCGGCGTAAAAATCAGATTGAAGGGGAGGGATAG